In Actinomyces weissii, a genomic segment contains:
- a CDS encoding MFS transporter produces MASTYARLLSNPGALSFSLAGLVARFPMSMVGISTILAVQATFGQYQAAGLVAASGVVATAVGSPLLARQVDRHGQRRVMLPATLVSATGLTGLIAANHLQSPLWLLVVFSAVSGGTSGSFGSLSRARWSHLLDNPEEIHSAFSLEAALDEVAFVIGPVVATILCTTAPLPVESGWALSLLMQVVGALWFLSQRATEPPTAATYRARQAAAVGKAAASAVEAGIQRQSVLRNKAVLVVLGVFLFAGALFGANDVAVVARATELGAKSQAGIVMACFALGSLVAALVYGARAWSWPLWRQLLVGSAVLAAGCSTFLVAHNLPLLAALMLLTGMAIAPTITTGNNIVQVSVPSGSLTEGLAWVGTAINVGVSLGSYLCGVILDAHGSDGGYLFVAAAAWAAVLTALVGLPFLRRAQPRRTLQTSQPEA; encoded by the coding sequence ATGGCATCCACGTACGCGCGTCTTCTCAGCAATCCCGGGGCCCTTAGCTTCTCACTCGCGGGACTCGTGGCGCGCTTCCCGATGTCCATGGTGGGGATCTCCACGATCCTGGCCGTGCAGGCCACCTTCGGGCAGTACCAGGCGGCAGGTCTGGTGGCCGCCTCCGGGGTGGTGGCCACCGCAGTCGGCTCCCCGCTGCTGGCCAGGCAGGTGGACCGTCACGGGCAGCGGCGCGTGATGCTGCCCGCCACCCTGGTGTCCGCCACAGGCCTGACCGGCCTGATCGCCGCCAACCACCTCCAGTCCCCGCTGTGGCTGCTCGTGGTCTTCTCCGCCGTGTCTGGGGGCACCAGCGGCTCCTTCGGCTCGCTCAGCCGAGCCCGCTGGTCGCACCTGCTGGACAACCCCGAGGAGATCCACTCCGCCTTCTCCCTGGAGGCCGCCCTGGACGAGGTGGCCTTCGTGATCGGGCCGGTGGTCGCCACCATCCTGTGCACCACCGCACCGCTGCCGGTAGAGAGCGGCTGGGCCCTGTCCCTGCTTATGCAGGTGGTGGGAGCGCTCTGGTTCCTGTCGCAGAGAGCCACCGAGCCACCCACCGCCGCCACCTACCGCGCCCGGCAGGCTGCCGCCGTCGGGAAAGCGGCAGCCAGTGCCGTGGAGGCTGGCATCCAACGGCAGAGCGTGCTGCGCAACAAGGCGGTGCTGGTGGTCCTAGGGGTCTTCCTGTTCGCCGGGGCGCTGTTCGGGGCCAACGACGTCGCCGTCGTAGCCCGTGCCACCGAGCTGGGGGCCAAGTCGCAGGCAGGCATTGTTATGGCCTGCTTCGCCCTGGGGTCCCTGGTGGCGGCCCTGGTCTACGGGGCCCGCGCCTGGTCCTGGCCGCTGTGGCGCCAGCTGCTGGTGGGCAGCGCCGTGCTGGCCGCTGGCTGCTCCACCTTCCTGGTGGCCCACAACCTGCCTCTGCTCGCGGCGCTCATGCTCCTGACCGGCATGGCGATCGCCCCCACCATCACCACCGGCAACAACATCGTGCAGGTCTCCGTGCCCTCCGGCTCCCTGACCGAGGGGCTCGCCTGGGTCGGCACCGCCATCAACGTGGGGGTCTCCCTGGGCTCCTACCTGTGCGGCGTGATACTGGACGCCCACGGCTCCGACGGCGGCTACCTGTTCGTCGCCGCAGCCGCCTGGGCGGCAGTACTGACCGCCCTGGTCGGGCTCCCCTTCCTGCGCCGCGCCCAGCCCCGACGCACCCTGCAGACCAGCCAGCCGGAGGCATGA
- a CDS encoding variant leucine-rich repeat-containing protein, with protein MSQAHDDLVARAQDPRTPLTTLHSLAQNYPGLRPAIARNPSTYPALLEWLGSLGDPAVDAALAARTAPASGQSTVSLPPVGLPSRQRRHVPETASQPAPPTEAAQAPTSSGTAAAAGSSSTGAAGNGGTPRPAAVNTAPQTTNPEPQPQASRPEPQETGYDSLEALRANAVEDTDSSSTGDNMLPWMALGAAVVVLVAVMLIVFTGGSRPAPVAAPPTATRVPAVSQPPTASSAPTTADTPVPSPSAPPTTSVPTTTPSATATPSPQLVAPAPQDAVDLAAFTDPTGNITCQLSGQQASCSIKERSFAQAECPAEGAYQATVEPGSSPYGACVDTYQPAPSTLEAGKSTTQGDYVCTVGTGEVRCWSQSTGQGFSLAADGATSIDLTQR; from the coding sequence ATGTCGCAGGCACACGACGACCTTGTCGCACGCGCGCAGGATCCCCGGACGCCCCTGACGACCCTGCACTCGCTGGCCCAGAACTACCCCGGCCTCCGGCCTGCTATCGCCCGCAACCCCAGCACCTACCCGGCCCTGCTGGAGTGGCTCGGCTCTCTGGGCGACCCGGCGGTAGACGCCGCCCTGGCTGCCCGTACCGCCCCCGCCAGCGGGCAGAGCACCGTCTCCCTGCCTCCGGTGGGCCTCCCCTCCCGGCAACGCCGTCACGTCCCGGAGACTGCCTCGCAGCCCGCTCCCCCCACCGAGGCCGCCCAGGCGCCCACCAGCAGCGGCACTGCGGCAGCGGCTGGCTCAAGCAGCACCGGAGCGGCTGGCAACGGTGGCACCCCACGCCCCGCCGCCGTCAACACCGCCCCCCAGACCACCAACCCGGAGCCGCAGCCCCAGGCTTCCCGGCCAGAACCGCAGGAGACGGGCTATGACAGCCTGGAGGCGCTGCGGGCCAACGCCGTCGAGGACACGGACTCCAGCAGCACCGGAGACAACATGCTCCCCTGGATGGCGCTGGGCGCAGCCGTGGTGGTGCTGGTGGCGGTCATGCTCATCGTCTTCACCGGCGGCAGCCGACCCGCCCCCGTCGCCGCCCCACCGACGGCCACCAGAGTCCCCGCAGTCAGCCAGCCCCCTACAGCCTCCTCAGCCCCCACCACCGCCGACACCCCCGTGCCGTCACCCTCAGCCCCGCCCACGACCAGCGTCCCCACCACCACCCCCTCAGCCACAGCCACGCCCTCACCCCAGCTCGTGGCCCCCGCTCCACAGGACGCCGTAGACCTGGCCGCCTTCACCGACCCGACCGGGAACATCACCTGCCAGCTCTCCGGCCAGCAGGCCAGCTGCAGCATCAAGGAGCGCAGCTTCGCCCAGGCAGAGTGCCCCGCTGAGGGCGCCTACCAGGCGACAGTGGAACCCGGGAGCTCCCCCTACGGCGCCTGCGTGGACACCTACCAGCCCGCCCCAAGCACCTTGGAGGCCGGAAAGTCAACCACCCAGGGAGACTATGTCTGCACCGTAGGCACCGGCGAGGTCCGCTGCTGGAGCCAGTCCACCGGCCAGGGCTTCAGCCTGGCGGCCGACGGCGCCACCTCGATCGACCTCACCCAGCGCTGA
- a CDS encoding LmeA family phospholipid-binding protein, producing the protein MPEPEPGRGHLLPSRLPVAGSSPPASADTPDLAVTTSSLSLSHGDSLPDGGAPPAAAETQPLAAATQAESALPGSTGEPVAEALGSRGREAGEGHEVPTAATAPLTGTGRGARPRRRRRPLRWLAAVSVLLLCLGGAFAVSKAESIARHTVQQQVLAALPGLSADAVVDLGAERMLPQLWDGELRGFTVTASSLQVGAGAAQAQGLSEPVTLSGIRVQVTGMGTRSPHQASSLRAGGSLSWEQLSGLAAARLKGGGSSAAGLVTGVELQQVEGGAPDSLRVVVDVPAATFAATGTLSIDPQGDLLLSLSEVEVSSGLLSGVGVPDDETFLEQVGVPQTMTVLPASALAQGLKVESVETTASGVSVVLSGQDVALDNLGK; encoded by the coding sequence GTGCCAGAGCCTGAGCCGGGCCGGGGGCACCTCCTGCCGTCCCGCCTGCCGGTGGCCGGCAGCTCTCCGCCTGCCAGTGCCGACACCCCTGATCTGGCGGTCACTACCAGCAGCCTCAGCCTGTCCCACGGTGATTCGCTGCCTGACGGCGGAGCCCCACCGGCTGCCGCGGAGACGCAGCCCCTGGCCGCAGCCACGCAGGCTGAGTCAGCCCTTCCAGGCTCTACGGGAGAGCCCGTCGCGGAGGCGCTTGGCTCCCGGGGGAGAGAGGCCGGGGAGGGCCATGAGGTACCGACGGCTGCCACCGCGCCGCTGACAGGAACCGGCCGGGGTGCGCGCCCGCGGCGTCGTCGTCGCCCGCTGCGCTGGCTGGCCGCCGTGAGCGTGCTGCTGCTCTGCCTGGGCGGTGCCTTTGCCGTGAGCAAGGCTGAGAGCATCGCGCGCCATACCGTGCAGCAGCAGGTGCTGGCGGCGCTGCCAGGACTGTCAGCGGACGCGGTGGTGGACCTGGGTGCGGAGCGGATGCTGCCCCAGCTGTGGGACGGCGAGCTGCGCGGCTTCACGGTGACGGCCTCCAGCCTGCAGGTGGGTGCCGGTGCCGCGCAGGCCCAGGGGCTGTCGGAGCCCGTGACCTTGAGCGGTATCAGGGTGCAGGTGACCGGTATGGGCACCAGGAGCCCCCACCAGGCCAGCTCGCTGCGGGCTGGTGGCTCCCTGTCCTGGGAGCAGCTTTCCGGTCTGGCGGCGGCCCGGCTGAAAGGTGGTGGCTCCTCCGCCGCCGGGCTGGTCACGGGCGTGGAGCTGCAGCAGGTTGAGGGAGGGGCGCCAGACTCCTTACGGGTGGTCGTGGATGTGCCGGCGGCGACCTTTGCGGCGACCGGCACCCTGTCGATCGACCCGCAGGGGGACCTGCTGCTGAGCCTGTCCGAGGTGGAGGTCAGTAGCGGACTGTTGTCGGGCGTAGGCGTGCCCGACGACGAGACCTTCCTGGAGCAGGTCGGTGTGCCACAGACCATGACGGTGCTCCCGGCTAGCGCGCTGGCGCAGGGGCTGAAGGTGGAGTCGGTGGAGACCACGGCCTCCGGCGTGTCGGTGGTGCTCAGCGGGCAGGACGTGGCCCTGGACAACCTGGGGAAGTAG
- a CDS encoding FHA domain-containing protein encodes MSEGGMTQVSPDSGEVGVPVATVALGQDGEQVEEPLAPPEGAVREWVLRAPCGTAVLDPRVSPQDAARVQALLRELSAGLELGAAQPGQAGAGPGSPLEPAAPGETEAVELVQPEEPVTPVVEVPAQPAAQPAEPGRTEAGQSGAGQAASGAAGEQVKPGRGQAGQPTPVAPEQCHDVASAETGVWLDPDDFPQQAQSPAEPELEPQPEPVVGSSGPGPSAVHEAKTVAYVVTATPVPASSAPVAEEPAATYLGGSPASPGSPASARSARSARSARSAAVAGGDSGAIDLPVAEGVAGGQAAPECRATVEPAPEVLGSVCLEGHLNPPGSITCLRCASPVTPGTVRGRRPSLVTLAVSTGEVIAVNGSVVVGRAPKEQNGPALLVTVPSPTHLVSRSHLLLTTTGWTVLACDLGSSNGTVLVRPGEAPVLIATALPTPLFVGDLLDIGDGVTLRLKAPQ; translated from the coding sequence ATGAGTGAGGGCGGCATGACACAGGTCTCGCCTGACTCCGGTGAGGTGGGGGTGCCCGTCGCCACCGTGGCCCTGGGGCAGGACGGTGAGCAGGTCGAGGAGCCGCTGGCACCACCGGAGGGGGCGGTGCGGGAGTGGGTGCTGCGGGCTCCCTGCGGTACAGCAGTGCTGGACCCGCGTGTCTCACCGCAGGATGCCGCCCGGGTGCAGGCCCTGTTGCGTGAGCTCTCTGCGGGCCTGGAGCTTGGGGCGGCGCAGCCCGGTCAGGCCGGGGCGGGGCCAGGCTCTCCTCTGGAGCCAGCTGCTCCGGGGGAGACGGAGGCTGTGGAGCTTGTGCAGCCGGAGGAGCCTGTGACACCGGTGGTAGAGGTCCCCGCCCAGCCGGCAGCGCAGCCTGCGGAGCCGGGGCGGACAGAAGCCGGTCAGTCGGGGGCGGGCCAGGCAGCGTCCGGCGCAGCGGGGGAGCAGGTGAAGCCGGGAAGGGGGCAGGCGGGGCAGCCTACGCCTGTCGCCCCGGAGCAGTGCCACGACGTGGCCTCCGCAGAGACCGGCGTGTGGTTAGACCCAGATGACTTCCCCCAGCAGGCGCAGTCTCCGGCGGAGCCGGAACTGGAGCCGCAGCCGGAACCGGTAGTGGGGTCCTCCGGCCCCGGTCCCAGTGCCGTGCACGAGGCCAAGACGGTCGCCTACGTCGTGACGGCGACGCCGGTCCCAGCCTCCAGCGCACCTGTTGCGGAAGAGCCTGCCGCCACGTACCTGGGAGGCTCCCCTGCCTCTCCCGGGTCCCCTGCCTCGGCCCGCTCAGCGCGTTCGGCGCGTTCGGCCCGCTCGGCCGCAGTGGCTGGTGGGGACTCAGGCGCTATAGACCTGCCGGTCGCCGAGGGCGTGGCAGGAGGCCAGGCTGCCCCCGAGTGCCGGGCGACTGTGGAGCCTGCGCCGGAGGTGCTGGGCTCCGTGTGCCTGGAGGGGCACCTGAACCCGCCCGGCTCCATCACCTGCCTGCGCTGCGCCTCACCGGTCACCCCGGGCACGGTGCGGGGCCGCCGTCCGTCCCTGGTCACCTTGGCCGTGTCCACCGGCGAGGTGATCGCCGTCAACGGCTCCGTGGTGGTGGGCAGGGCCCCCAAGGAGCAGAACGGCCCGGCGCTGCTGGTCACGGTGCCTAGCCCCACCCACCTGGTCTCCCGCTCCCACCTGCTGCTCACCACCACCGGGTGGACGGTGTTGGCCTGCGACCTGGGTTCCTCCAACGGGACCGTGCTGGTCCGCCCCGGTGAGGCCCCGGTACTTATCGCCACTGCCTTGCCGACGCCCCTGTTCGTGGGAGACTTACTAGATATTGGTGACGGAGTGACGCTGCGGCTTAAGGCTCCACAGTGA
- a CDS encoding AAA family ATPase — protein MTIPPHPTSSGQPAHRVPPAVPPVPRATAQPDSERTTVLPSRIVPGHSAQSAPPAPFSPAAPAAPAVPSAPAAPAVPSAPAVPSAPAPAASAPRQSPAVGSPHVQSAAQPGAPRPSRKDLKGKDSAPTPDDLARAEELLGRVTRTFAERVVGQDQLRIAMVSTLIAGGHILLESVPGLAKTTAAQTLAAAVSGSFHRIQCTPDLMPNDIIGTQILNYASGEMSTQLGPVHANLVLLDEINRSSAKTQSAMLEAMQERQTSIGGVVYPLPKPFMVLATQNPIEEEGTYVLPEAQMDRFLMKEVLTYPKPAEEADVLDRISRGTFSTPITTTPITTQDVLWLQATADRVWVDPVIKQYIVALVNTSRGGGPRPVPGIDRHVRVGASPRGGIALMKVAQAIALQAGRTYVTPDDVGLLRHCVLRHRLVRTYDALADDVAPEAIIDAIFAAVPTP, from the coding sequence ATGACCATCCCGCCACACCCGACCAGCAGCGGCCAGCCCGCCCATCGCGTCCCGCCTGCGGTCCCGCCGGTTCCGAGGGCGACGGCGCAGCCGGACTCGGAGCGGACGACTGTGCTGCCCAGCCGCATCGTCCCGGGGCACTCCGCGCAGTCTGCACCCCCAGCCCCGTTCTCGCCCGCTGCTCCAGCCGCGCCTGCCGTGCCCTCAGCTCCCGCAGCCCCCGCCGTGCCTTCGGCTCCAGCCGTGCCCTCAGCCCCGGCCCCGGCGGCCTCTGCGCCGCGTCAGAGTCCGGCCGTCGGCTCCCCCCACGTCCAGTCCGCGGCGCAGCCCGGGGCGCCCCGGCCCTCCCGCAAGGACCTCAAGGGCAAGGACTCCGCCCCCACCCCGGATGACCTGGCCCGGGCCGAGGAGCTCCTGGGGCGGGTCACCCGGACCTTCGCCGAGCGCGTCGTCGGGCAGGACCAGCTGCGTATCGCCATGGTCTCCACCCTCATCGCTGGCGGGCACATCCTCCTGGAGTCCGTGCCCGGGCTGGCCAAGACCACCGCCGCCCAGACCCTGGCCGCCGCCGTCTCCGGCTCCTTCCACCGCATCCAGTGCACCCCCGACCTGATGCCCAACGACATCATCGGCACCCAGATCCTTAACTACGCCTCCGGTGAGATGAGCACCCAGCTGGGCCCGGTGCACGCCAACCTGGTGCTGCTGGACGAGATCAACCGCTCCAGCGCCAAGACCCAGTCCGCCATGCTGGAGGCCATGCAGGAGCGCCAGACCTCCATCGGCGGCGTCGTCTACCCCCTGCCCAAGCCCTTCATGGTGCTGGCCACCCAGAACCCCATCGAGGAGGAGGGCACCTACGTGCTCCCCGAGGCCCAGATGGACCGCTTCCTGATGAAGGAGGTGCTCACCTACCCCAAGCCCGCGGAGGAGGCCGACGTGCTCGACCGCATCTCACGCGGCACCTTCTCCACCCCCATCACCACCACCCCCATCACCACCCAGGACGTCCTGTGGCTCCAGGCCACCGCGGACCGCGTCTGGGTGGACCCGGTAATCAAGCAGTACATCGTGGCCCTGGTGAACACCTCCCGTGGTGGCGGACCCCGCCCGGTGCCCGGCATCGACCGGCACGTGCGCGTGGGCGCCTCCCCCCGTGGCGGCATCGCCCTGATGAAGGTCGCCCAGGCCATCGCCCTGCAGGCCGGACGCACCTACGTCACCCCTGACGACGTGGGCCTGCTGCGCCACTGCGTGCTGCGCCACCGCCTGGTACGCACCTACGACGCCCTGGCCGACGACGTCGCCCCCGAGGCGATCATCGACGCTATCTTCGCTGCGGTGCCCACGCCCTGA
- a CDS encoding FHA domain-containing protein, with protein MSEMTWTQLPEVDPGRPDELVLDFSGEIHRIGPEDTFVIGRGGDLDIDDNPYLHRRFLVLARSEGLWWVSNEGTRLSATLTDGDALVQSRIAPGARIPLVFPRIILTFSAGPTTYEIDLITSGEDHFTMVEGRVPGNGTATIGVTPMTPSQLLLVLALSEPVLRRAGTGAAEIPSSQAAAARLGWPITKFNRKLDNVCEKLDRVGVRGLRGGRVGGAASNRRTALVEHAVATLMVTADDLYKLDEELERNRAAKEQGTPEASGARA; from the coding sequence ATGAGTGAGATGACCTGGACTCAGCTGCCGGAGGTGGACCCAGGGCGACCAGACGAGCTGGTGCTGGACTTCTCTGGCGAGATCCACCGCATCGGCCCGGAGGACACCTTTGTCATTGGCCGGGGTGGTGACCTGGACATCGACGACAACCCCTACCTGCACCGTCGCTTCCTGGTGCTGGCCCGTTCCGAGGGCCTGTGGTGGGTGTCCAACGAGGGTACGCGACTGTCCGCCACCCTCACTGACGGCGACGCCCTGGTCCAGTCCCGTATCGCCCCGGGTGCCCGGATCCCCCTGGTATTCCCCCGGATCATCCTGACCTTCTCCGCTGGTCCCACCACCTACGAGATCGACCTGATCACCTCTGGTGAGGACCACTTCACCATGGTGGAGGGACGGGTGCCGGGCAACGGCACCGCCACTATCGGGGTCACCCCCATGACCCCCTCCCAGCTGCTGCTGGTGCTGGCCCTGTCTGAGCCGGTGCTGCGGCGGGCGGGTACGGGGGCCGCGGAGATCCCCTCCTCCCAGGCGGCGGCGGCCCGCCTGGGCTGGCCTATCACCAAGTTCAACCGCAAGCTGGACAACGTGTGCGAGAAGCTGGACCGGGTCGGGGTGCGGGGCCTGCGGGGCGGGCGCGTCGGCGGAGCGGCCTCCAACCGGCGCACGGCCCTGGTGGAGCACGCCGTGGCCACCTTGATGGTGACCGCTGACGACCTGTACAAGCTGGACGAGGAGCTGGAACGCAACCGTGCCGCCAAGGAGCAGGGCACGCCCGAGGCCTCAGGTGCCAGAGCCTGA
- a CDS encoding glycosyltransferase 87 family protein: MSTLATVLGWVLLTLSCYPSLVTKEGGEQFKFDAWVYHQALTHWWQGGELYHWWAFPKDQLYPFTYPPFAAWLLSPIVLAESQAAQVLLTLATPVCTALTVLLLARTLQLPERWLGVVTPWGALAACLLLEPFSKTIEYGQVNVILLLLVAVDLLALRPGGALARLAPARGALCGLAAAIKLTPAIAVLVLLVRREWRAAVVMSLTAAAATGLGALLSPAESWEFFTQAMLDPTRAGDAEYAGNQNLRALLVRLVPAAVERPLWGLSVVAAVVAAYLLARRLERLRERECPEELVLLTQTCVVMTLGLLVSPISWSHHWVWGLPTLAALGALAWRLRSQALLGTAICGLTLLVMAMHWWLPEHEHVEMTWPLWAKVTGSSYTLWALAAGVVLWTQLRETPEADPQGA; encoded by the coding sequence GTGAGCACCCTGGCCACCGTGCTGGGGTGGGTCCTCCTGACGCTGTCCTGCTACCCCTCGCTAGTCACCAAGGAAGGCGGGGAGCAGTTCAAGTTCGACGCCTGGGTCTACCACCAGGCCCTGACGCACTGGTGGCAAGGCGGCGAGCTCTACCACTGGTGGGCCTTCCCCAAGGACCAGCTCTACCCCTTCACCTACCCGCCCTTCGCGGCCTGGCTGCTGAGCCCCATAGTGCTGGCCGAGAGCCAGGCGGCACAGGTGCTCCTGACCCTGGCCACCCCAGTCTGCACCGCCCTGACCGTGCTGCTCCTGGCCCGCACCCTCCAGCTCCCAGAACGCTGGCTGGGGGTGGTTACCCCCTGGGGCGCCCTAGCCGCATGCCTGCTGCTGGAGCCCTTCAGCAAGACCATCGAGTACGGCCAGGTAAACGTGATCCTGCTGCTGCTGGTGGCCGTGGACCTGCTGGCGCTCCGTCCCGGCGGGGCCCTGGCGCGGCTGGCCCCCGCCCGCGGGGCCCTGTGCGGGCTAGCGGCGGCGATCAAGCTGACCCCCGCCATCGCCGTACTGGTGCTGCTGGTGCGCCGCGAGTGGCGGGCCGCCGTCGTCATGAGCCTGACGGCGGCGGCCGCCACCGGGCTGGGCGCACTGCTCTCCCCCGCGGAGAGCTGGGAGTTCTTCACCCAGGCCATGCTCGACCCCACCCGGGCCGGTGACGCCGAGTACGCGGGCAACCAGAACCTGCGGGCCCTGCTGGTACGACTGGTACCTGCCGCCGTTGAGCGCCCGCTGTGGGGACTGAGCGTGGTGGCGGCGGTCGTGGCCGCCTACCTGCTGGCCCGGCGGCTGGAGCGGCTGCGGGAGCGCGAGTGCCCTGAGGAGCTGGTGCTGCTGACCCAGACCTGCGTGGTGATGACCCTGGGGCTGCTGGTCTCCCCCATCTCCTGGTCGCACCACTGGGTCTGGGGGCTGCCCACCCTGGCGGCCCTGGGGGCGCTCGCCTGGCGGCTGCGCTCACAGGCGCTGCTGGGCACGGCGATCTGCGGCCTGACGCTGCTGGTCATGGCCATGCACTGGTGGCTGCCCGAGCACGAGCACGTGGAAATGACCTGGCCGCTGTGGGCCAAGGTGACAGGCTCCTCCTACACGCTGTGGGCGCTGGCAGCTGGCGTGGTCCTGTGGACGCAGCTGCGCGAGACGCCGGAGGCGGACCCACAGGGGGCCTGA
- a CDS encoding DUF58 domain-containing protein, whose amino-acid sequence MTAVVPPLPDPRQTPPLPGEPTSRGSRLSRVRGRLSLPTLRRATGLLDGRHKSVFVGHGQDFDDLSLYRPGDDVTDIDWKASARSGQPVIKRYQRESNLPLVLAVDTGRTMAAQTPTGEDKRTLALAVAEIFAFLARMRGDTVALVAGDSQRMLTRPPRSGAEHAEMLLALLARMWAELETPATDAQHLPELRPDAPVSDLRQLLGRVITWHPHRCLVVLLTDTAHPDETAADQLRRLSAQHEVVVVQVADDVAVRPGAGRARDVEMTAELPAFLREDPALARDLQAQVEGRRRAVAQLLERRRIEHVTVESERTLVDSLADLLERQRRLAAAGRGRR is encoded by the coding sequence ATGACCGCTGTAGTGCCCCCGCTGCCGGACCCGCGGCAGACGCCGCCCCTGCCGGGCGAGCCCACCTCCCGGGGCTCCCGGCTCTCCCGCGTGCGTGGACGCCTGAGCCTGCCCACGCTGCGGCGGGCCACCGGCCTGCTCGACGGGCGGCACAAGTCGGTCTTCGTGGGGCACGGCCAGGACTTTGACGACCTGTCCCTGTACCGCCCCGGCGACGACGTCACCGACATCGACTGGAAGGCCTCTGCCCGCAGCGGGCAGCCGGTCATCAAGCGCTACCAGCGGGAGTCCAACCTGCCGCTGGTGCTGGCCGTGGACACCGGCCGGACCATGGCCGCCCAGACCCCCACCGGGGAGGACAAGCGCACCCTGGCCCTGGCGGTGGCGGAGATATTCGCCTTCCTGGCCCGTATGCGGGGCGACACGGTGGCCCTGGTGGCGGGCGACTCCCAGCGGATGCTCACCCGCCCGCCCCGCTCGGGGGCGGAGCACGCGGAGATGCTGCTGGCGCTGCTGGCCCGCATGTGGGCTGAGCTGGAGACCCCGGCCACCGACGCCCAGCACCTGCCGGAGCTGCGTCCGGACGCGCCGGTCTCGGACCTGCGCCAGCTGCTGGGGCGGGTCATCACCTGGCACCCCCACCGGTGCCTGGTGGTCCTGCTCACCGACACCGCCCACCCTGACGAGACCGCGGCCGACCAGCTGCGCCGTCTGTCCGCCCAGCACGAGGTGGTGGTGGTGCAGGTGGCCGACGACGTCGCCGTGCGGCCGGGGGCCGGGCGTGCCCGGGACGTGGAGATGACCGCCGAGCTGCCTGCCTTCCTGCGGGAGGACCCGGCCCTGGCCCGGGACCTGCAGGCGCAGGTGGAGGGCCGACGCCGCGCCGTCGCCCAGCTGCTGGAACGCCGCCGGATCGAGCACGTGACGGTCGAGTCCGAGCGGACGCTGGTGGACTCCCTGGCGGACCTGCTGGAGCGGCAACGCCGCCTGGCCGCCGCCGGACGGGGGAGGCGCTGA
- a CDS encoding App1 family protein encodes MSLSDLARAAENRFHRGTIPVLKRWGWRPRVIAYTGYGSTSKARVMARMVLRPEGVPADGPLFRSLPEQLPTSVHQAAGIAAQRIAEAQRGWRSFVDAPVPYLPVTVRVGQATLRTRADRGGYIDLVVPGHGLPPGLHEVEVQATGSAPATGSVLIVPPGPRLGIVCDIDDTVVVSHVPRILVAAYNQLVKYSSAREPVPGMAELLTHVRSRQDGAPVIYLSTGAWNVVPTMRSFLQRHGFPAGPMLMTDWGPTNTGWFRSGIEHKRTQLRRLMLDLPEVRWLLVGDDGQHDPLIYREVARDHAERVSAVAIRRLTTGQKLLAGTMPLEPEAHLLGQCPVPVVFGDDGFELARLLPHEVTAPARP; translated from the coding sequence GTGTCTCTGTCTGACCTGGCCCGCGCGGCAGAAAACCGGTTCCACCGGGGCACCATCCCCGTCCTGAAGCGCTGGGGCTGGCGTCCACGGGTGATCGCCTACACCGGCTACGGCTCCACCTCCAAGGCCCGGGTCATGGCCCGTATGGTGCTACGCCCCGAAGGCGTGCCCGCCGACGGCCCCCTGTTCCGCTCCCTGCCCGAGCAGCTGCCCACCTCCGTGCACCAGGCCGCCGGCATCGCCGCACAGAGGATCGCCGAGGCACAGCGCGGCTGGCGCTCCTTCGTGGACGCCCCCGTGCCCTACCTGCCCGTGACCGTGCGGGTAGGCCAGGCCACCCTGCGCACCCGCGCCGACCGCGGCGGGTACATCGACCTAGTAGTGCCGGGGCACGGCCTGCCCCCCGGCCTGCACGAGGTGGAGGTCCAGGCCACCGGGTCCGCACCGGCCACCGGGTCAGTGCTAATCGTCCCGCCCGGGCCACGCCTGGGCATAGTGTGCGACATCGACGACACCGTGGTCGTCTCCCACGTGCCCCGCATCCTGGTGGCCGCCTACAACCAGCTGGTCAAGTACTCCTCCGCCCGGGAACCTGTGCCCGGCATGGCCGAGCTGCTGACCCACGTGCGCTCCCGCCAGGACGGCGCCCCCGTGATCTACCTGTCCACCGGCGCCTGGAACGTGGTCCCCACCATGCGCTCCTTCCTGCAGCGCCACGGCTTCCCGGCCGGTCCCATGCTCATGACCGACTGGGGCCCCACCAACACAGGCTGGTTCCGCTCCGGGATCGAGCACAAACGCACCCAGCTGCGCCGCCTCATGCTGGACCTGCCGGAGGTGCGGTGGCTCCTGGTGGGCGACGACGGCCAGCACGACCCGCTCATCTACAGAGAGGTGGCGCGCGACCACGCCGAGCGGGTCAGTGCGGTGGCCATACGCCGTCTGACCACCGGGCAGAAGCTGCTGGCGGGCACCATGCCCCTGGAGCCGGAGGCCCACCTGCTGGGGCAGTGCCCAGTCCCGGTGGTGTTCGGGGACGACGGCTTTGAGCTGGCCCGGCTGCTGCCCCACGAGGTCACGGCCCCGGCACGCCCCTGA